One Clostridia bacterium DNA window includes the following coding sequences:
- a CDS encoding DUF951 domain-containing protein: MPDKFAVGDIVELKKEHPCGSKQWEVTRTGADFRIKCLGCQHQVMLPRVKFEKSVKKIIKSNLATE; this comes from the coding sequence ATGCCTGATAAATTTGCTGTAGGGGATATAGTGGAACTAAAAAAGGAACACCCGTGTGGGAGCAAGCAGTGGGAAGTAACCAGAACGGGAGCGGATTTTAGGATAAAGTGCCTTGGATGTCAGCATCAGGTTATGCTTCCCAGGGTCAAATTTGAAAAGAGTGTGAAGAAGATAATCAAGTCCAATCTTGCAACAGAATAA